TGCAAGAAGATGTTTACTGCTATTTATACTCTTATTACCACATTTGCTTATATAGTTTCTCTACCTTTTCTATTTTTTTTGCAACTAAAAAGTAAGTATCGCAATGCTATTCCAGCACGTTTTTTTCTCAAAAACAATCCGCCTTTTGCAAAAAGGGCGGTACATTTTCATGCATGTAGTTTTGGTGAAACAAAAGCATTAGAGCCTTTGGTAAAAGAGTTTAAAGAGGCAAATATCAGCGTCATTACACAAACAGGATTTGAGGCAGCAAAGGTTTATAAAAACGCTGATGTGCGCTATCTTCCTTTTGAGCCACTTTTGTGGTTTTGGCTCAAACCTATGCCAGCACTTGTGGTAATGGAAGCAGAGCTTTGGTATCTGCTCTTTTATCTGAGTAAAAAAAGAGGTGCTACAACATTTTTAATCAATGCAAGAATGAGTGATAGAAGTTTTCCAAAATATAAGCGATTTTCATGGCTTTATAAAAAGATATTTGAAAATATCGACTATGTGTATGCACAAAGTATTGAGGATGCCAAAAGACTTAGAGCCCTCGGGGCAAAAGAGGTTGAAGTTCTTGGAAATATAAAGCTTTTGCAAAAACCAGTAGTGAGTAAAACTTATGAAAAACAAAAACCTATTGTGGTTGCAGCTAGCACGCATGAGCCTGAAGAAGAAATCATAGCTACTGAATGGGTAATGCATCTAAAAGATAAGACCACTCTCGTTGTTGTGCCTAGGCATCCAGAGCGCTTTGATGAGGTGGATGAGCTTTTAGAGCACATTGCAAAGAGAGAAGGACTCTCATACCATAGACTTAGTGAAAATCCAACGTTAAGTGGTGATATTGTATTGGTTGATAAGTTAGGTGAGCTTGTTAATATTTATACAGTAAGTGATCTTGTCATACTTGGGGGAAGTTTTATTGAAGGCATTGGTGGACATAATCCTTTAGAGCCTGCCTTTTTTCATAAACCTATCATCAGTGGTCCTCACTTTCATAACCATAAAGAGAGTTATGGGTATGTAAAAGGGATAAAGATTGTTGCACCGCAAGATCTAGCAGATGCATTGGAGCAAAAATGGCAGCCAACCTCTATTAAAGCATCTGTAGATCTCTCGCCTCTTGTTGAAAGGATCAAAAGTGTGGTATAAAATAGATGGAAACGTAGTGCATCTTTTTATCAAAGCGCAACCCAATGCTTCCAAAAATAAGATTGCGGGAATCCTCGGAGATTCACTCAAAATTGCAATCAAAGCGCCAGCAGTTGAGGGAGCTGCAAACAAAGAGCTAGTAAAATTTTTGAGTAAAACATTTAAAGTAGCAAAGAGTGATATTGTTTTTGCCAGTGGTGAGACAAGTAAAAGAAAACATATTACAATGCCTTATAACGAAAAAGTAGCAGCATTTATAAAGGAAATGGATGAAGGATAAAGCCTATAAAGTTTTGGCGCAGCAGCTTGGAATCTCAAACAAAAAAGCAAAAGAGCTTATCGATAGAGGCCTAGTCTATGTAGGTGATCGCAAAGTGCAAATTGCACGGGGTGAAATAGATACCAAGACAAAATTTCGCATAAAACAGCTTGAAAAGCCAGAAGTTCTCTATGAAGATGAGAAGATCTTAGCAATCAATAAGCCAGCACATATTACGAGTGAAGAGATTAAACGAGATAGTGGGTATGAGCTGCTTCATCGTCTCGATAAAGAAACAAGTGGAGTTTTGCTGCTAGTAAAAGATAAAGAGTTTCGTAAAAAGGCTATTGAGGAGTTTAAAAATCAGCGAGTCTATAAAGAGTATGTAGCTTGGGTGGAAGGCATAGTAGCAGAACCCTATGAGGTAGATCTGCCAATTTTGACAATCAAAAAAAATGGTAGAGCAAAAAGCCGGGTGTCTCGCTCAAAAGGCGCACCAGCTCATACATCAATTGAGCCATTGGAAATACATGGGAAAAAAACCAAAGTCAAAGCTATCATTACCACTGGACGTACGCATCAAATACGTCTCCATTTAGCACGAACGGACCATCCAATTTTGGGAGATACACTCTATGGTGGTAGGCCATGGAAACGGATTATGCTCCATGCTAAAAAGATTGAGCTTTTAGGATATAGTTTTACGGCACCAGAGCCAAAAGATTTTGTTATCCAATAAAAATTAAATTTAGCTAAAATTAATGTACTTTTAAGTAAAATTGCAAACTCAAAAACTATAAGGGGAGAGATTTGTTTGAAACGCTTTCAAACTCTTTTAGCAGTGCATTAAAAAAGATTCGATTCAAAGATGATGAAAAAGCACTGAAAAAAGCACTGGCTGAACTCAAAAAGAGTCTTTTAAAAGCTGATGTGCACCATAAAGTTGTCAAAGAGCTTTTACAGCGTGTCGAGCTTGATACCAAAGCTGCTGGTATTGGAAGAGACTCCTTTTTAAAAGCGCTTCAAAAAAATCTTACCCAAATCCTCACTGCTCCGGGGAAACAGGGCTTTGTCTATGCGAGTAAACCGCCTACGGTGGTTTTGATGACAGGTTTGCAAGGTAGCGGTAAGACTACTACAACAGGAAAACTAGCAAACTACCTCAAACTCCGTGGCAAGAAAGTTTTAGTTGTAGCTGCGGATTTGCAAAGATTAGCTGCAGTTGAGCAGCTAAGACAGATTGCGCAGCAGATAGATGTGGATTTTTTTGGAGAAGAGGATGAAAAAGATCCTGTAAAAGTAGTGAATGACGCGCTTAAACTTGCTCGCGAAAAGCTTTATGATGTGGTACTCATAGATACTGCAGGGCGGCTTGCTATTGATGAAGCATTGATGGAGGAGCTAAAACGCGTAAAAGAGGCAGCAAATCCAGATGAGGTCTTCTATGTAGCTGACTCTTTGACAGGACAAGATGCGGTAAGAAGTGCTGCAAAATTTAATGAAGATATAGGCATTACTGGTGTAATTCTTACAAAATATGATGGTGATAGCAAAGGTGGTGTTGCTATTTCTCTTGCTCATCAAATAGGTGTTCCTCTGCGCTTTATTGGTACTGGTGAAAAGATGCCAGATTTGGAAGTGTTTATTCCAGAGCGTATTACCAACCGATTGATGGGTGCAGGTGATATTGAGTCATTAGCAGAAAAGACAGCAGCTGTTATTGATGAGAAGCAGGCGAAAAAGATTAGCAAAAAGATTGCAAAAGGAAAATTTAATTTTGAAGACTTTCTTGAGCAGCTAGAATCTATGAAAAAGATGGGAAGCCTTAAAAATCTCATCTCTATGATCCCTGGTATGGGAAATATGGCAAAAGCCATTAAAGATTTGGATCTTGAAAACTCCAAAGAGATTAAAAAAATTAAAGCAATGATTAACTCCATGACACCAAAAGAGCGTAAAGATCCGGATCTCATACTCAAAAATAATTCTCGCAAGCGTAGAATTGCTCAAGGGGCAGGACTGAGTCAACAAGAGGTGAATAAGATCCTCAAACAGTTTAACAATGCAGCCAAGTTTGCCAAAAAGTTTGCTGGTAAAAAGGGTATGCAAGATATGCAAAATCTCATGAAGCAGATGGGTGGACAGGGAATGCCGCCAATTCGCTAATATTTTAGCCACTTTACATCCAGGTGTGAAGTGGTTAGAATATTAAACTTAAAAAGGAGAAAACTCAATGACAGTAATCAGACTTGCACGTTTTGGTAGAAAGAAAAAGCCATTTTATAGAATTGTAGTAACAGATAGCAGAAAAAGAAGAGATAGTGGATGGATCGAAATTATAGGCTACTACAATCCTCTTACAGAGCCATCAACTGCAAAAATCGATAAAGATCGCCTCAACTATTGGCTTAGTGTTGGTGCAAAAATGAGCGATCGTGTGAAAAAAATTAGTGAATGGGCGGAAGCTAAATAATGGTAAAAGATTTTGTAGAGAAATTTGCAAAACTTTTAGCGAATCATCCAGAAGATATAGAAGTTGTACTTAATCAAGTCAACGAAAATTACAGCGAAATCACCATCTATGCCAATAAAGCTGATGCGGGAAAAATTATTGGCAAAGAGGGTAAGATGATAGGTGCTATAAAAACGGTAATTTCAGGCTGTAAAGCGAAGGATGGAGTAAGCTACAAAGTTAATGTCCAGCCAAAGGAGTAGCGAGTGAAAAAGCTGGCTATAGCCAGGCTAGGGCGTAGTGTAGGTCTCAAAGGAGAGATGCGTTTTTTCGATCTCTCTGATTTTCCCGAGCAGTTTCAAGAGGGTGCTTCTTTTGAGAGCGATAGAGGAAAACTTACCATTGAGCGAATTAATCCACAGCGCGGAACTATTAAATTCGTAGGCATCAATACTCCAGAAGATGCAAAAAAACTGACCAACGCATATCTTTATAGTGATGAGCAAAAAAGCAAAGAGCAATTGAACCTCAATGAGGGGGAGTACTTCTGGTTTGAAATAATAGGGCTAGATATTTATGAAAATAGCGAGTATTTAGGAAAAGTCCAAGATATCCAAAGAATGCCACAGAGTGATTATCTTCTTGTGCAAACTGCACCAGATCTTATACAGAAGAATCTGCCAAAGAGTTTTTTGCTTCCCTTTAGCGATCCATTTATAGTAGATGTAGATCTACAAAAGAGACGCATTGTAGTTGCTGGGGCAAGAGATATTCTGGAAGCTTCATGAAGATAACCTATCTTACACTTTTTCCCCAGTTGATGGAGTGCTATTTTAGCGACTCAATTCTTGCAAGGGCTCTTGCAAAAAACCTCTTTTCGATTGAGTTTGTAGATTTTCGAAAATTTAGTAAAGACAAACATAAAAAAGTTGATAAGCAAAAAGTTGGTGGTGGAGCTGGTATGCTGCTAGAGCCAGAACCCATTGCCAGCGCACTCAAGGCATGTACAGATAAAAATTCATGGGTGATTTTTTTGACACCTGCTGCCAAGCCATTCAAGCAAAAAGATGCAAAGAGGCTTGCCAAAAAAGAGCACATAGTCTTTGTTTGTGGAAGATATGAAGGATTTGATGAGAGGCTTATTGAGATCTATGCTGATGAGGTTTTAAGTCTGGGTGATTTTGTGCTCACAGGCGGTGAGCTTGCTGCTCTTGCTATGAGTGATGCTATTGTGCGTAATATTCCAGGAGTTTTAGGCAATGAGGAGTCGCTGCAAGAGGAGAGTTTTGAAAAAGAACTCCTGGAAGCTCCAGCTTTTACAAAGCCAAATCTCTTTCAAGGTAAACATATAGTTTTAGAGTTCTTAAAGGGAAATCATAGTAAAATTAGCGCCTTAAAATATGATATGGCTGTAATGAGGACACGATATTATAGACCTGATAAAAGGATAGAGGATGAGAAATAAATATATCGAGCATTTCGAAAAAGCGCAACTTGAGCAAAAGAGTGTACCTGAATTTAAAGCAGGCGATACTGTAAGAGTGGCAGTAGAGATTAAAGAGGGTGACAAAAAAAGAATCCAGAATTTCGAAGGTGTCTGTATCGCTATTCGTGGTGAAGGTACTGGACGCACCTTTACAGTAAGAAAAATTGGTGCTAACAATATTGGAGTTGAGAGAATTTTCCCACTCTATAGCGATAGTATTAAAGATATCAAAGTAATTAGACGCGGACGTGTAAGAAGAGCAAAACTCTACTATCTCAGAGAGAGACGCGGAAAAGCTGCTAGAATTAAAGAGCTTGGCAGAAAATAGTTTCTGCCCTCTTTTAGTATTCTTGTGCCTTTCTAAAAATCCTTTCAAAAGTTGTTAATGCTTTTTTTGCTAAAGCATAGTTCTTTGCAAAATAGATTAGCTCATAATTTCTTTTAAAAGCAGAATTTGTCCAGTTAGCAGATCCAAAAACGAGTTTTTTATTGTCAAAAATAGCTAGTTTAAGATGCATTTTTCCATAAAATTCTCCTCGTTTGGAGTATTTTCCCCGAATGAGACGTACTTTGATGTTTTTGTATTTTGCAAGATAACCAATTTTAGAATATCTATCTTTCATGCTTTGCTCATAATCACTTACTAGACGAATTTTCACACCCCTTCTTGCAGCATTTTTGATATGTTTGGCAATTGTGCGATTGGTGAGACTATACATTGCTATATCTATAGAACTATGAGCTTTGTCTATCCATGAAAGAAGTTTTGTTTGTGCCTGTTTTGATTGGAAAGGCATAAAATAGAGATCATCCGCTAATAAAACCAGTGACAAAATCGATAATAACAGAAACTTTTTCATGCAACTCCTTTGTATCTGAAATTGTTATTAAAGCAAAAAAATATTAAAATAAAGAAAATCTGAAGGGATTGACGATGAAACTGTTGCTTATAAATAAAAACCCTGTAGTTTCTCGTATGATGCTTATGAGTGTACCAAAAGCAGGATTTGAAATAGAAGAGTGTGATAATGTGTATGATCTTCCAACTGGTCATTATGAAGTAGTGGTTATTGATGATGAGATGTATGATGAAAATTTTATGCATGATATAAAACAGAATATTCAATATCAAAAAATTGGTCTCATTACAGGAACCAAAAATGCAGCTATTGATGAGTTTGATTTTGTACTGCATAAACCATTTTTGCCAACAGATTTGATGGAAATTTTGCGAGAGGTGAAAGCATCTCTTGTTCCTCAAGAAGAAAAAGAAGAGGAGACTCATGAAGAACCTTTTAAAAAGTTTTTAGCTGCAGAAGAAGAGGAGATAGAAAAGGAGTTTATAAAAGAGTTTGAACCGAGTGCTTCTTTGACTACTGAGCCAATTGTAGAAATAGAAGAGAGCAAAGAAGAGTCACCATTTGTCAAAGAAGAGTTGGATAAAAGTGGGATTCTAGATGAAAAAGAGATAGAAAAAGTAAGTCAACTTCTCGAAGATAATTTTATAAAAGAGGGTGAGCCAAGTGATTTAGTAGCAGGTGAGATAACACCACTCAAAGAGGAGAGTGAGTCAGCACATTCGATGATGGGTGAGATTGCACCATTGAATGAAGAAAAGAGAGAACTTGAGCCATCTTTGCACTCTCTTGAAGATATTGTTCCTACCTCGAGCGAGTCTCCAGAGTCTATTCTCACTTCCTTACATGAAGAGCCTCAAGAGACACCAGAGCAACCATTTAAAGAAGAGGAAATTGTAAGTGCAGAGCAAGCAGCAGTTGAAGAGAGCACAGAAGAACAACAACAAAAAAGCAGTGAAGTTGAAGAAAGGGCTTCTTCTCAACCACAAGAGCAGAATATACAAAAAGAGCTCACTCAATTAGGCGTTGATAAGCTGCGAGAATTGCTTGATGGCATGCAAATCGATATTACAATCAAAATAAGTTTTCCGGATAAGCAATGATTTTTCACAAAGGAACTTTACTTGTGCTTTCTGGGCCAAGTGGTTCTGGCAAAAGCACACTTATTCATACAATACTTCAGCATATAGATAATGTCTACTTTAGTATTTCCACTACAACCAGAGCAAAAAGAGAAGGGGAAGTGGATGGAAGGGATTACTATTTTGTAAGCCGTGAGCAGTTTGAGAAAGAGATTGCAGCAGGAGAGTTTTTAGAGTGGGCAAATGTACACGGTAACTACTACGGTACATCCATAAAACCAGTCAAAAAAGCAGTAGAAGCTGGAAAACTTGTTCTTTTTGATATAGATGTGCAAGGTTTTATGAGTATAAAGAAGAGTCCATTTGCAAAAATACTCACCTCTGTTTTCATTACAACGCCTACTATGAGTGAACTTGAAAGGCGTCTTATTGCTCGAGGCAGCGATACAGAAGAGACTATCAAAAAACGTCTTGCAAATGCGCAAAAAGAGATAACATATATGCCTCACTATGATTATATTTTGATAAATAGTGATCTGCAGCAATCGCAAGAGCAGATTTTAGCTATCGCAAAGGCTGCACGCCTTAAACGAGCAGAAGATGAGATAGGAGAGTTTATTAATTATTGGAAAGAGCATTAATAATAATGCCACATTAAGAAAAATTTAGTATTATTTTGCATAATAAATAGTAAGGAGAAAAAATGGGTATGCCAAGTATGCCAGAGTTGTTAGTAATTTTAGCAATAGTTGTGCTGCTTTTTGGAGCTAAAAAGATCCCAGAACTTGCAAAAGGTCTTGGAAGTGGGATTAAAAATTTTAAAAAAGCGATGAAAGAGGATGAAGAGGAGATAGCTACTGATACAAAAAAAGAGATTGAACAAAAAAGTGAAACAGCCTCAACTTCACAAACTACTACAGAAAAAAAAGAAGCATAATTCTCTAAGCAGATGCTTTCTGCTTAGTTCCGCCATTTTATCTCAAAGGACATAGACTTGAAAAGACGTGTGCAGGAAGAGCTGCAAAAAATTGCAAAGAGATCTATTGTTTTAGAAAAGCCAAAAGAGAAAAAATTTGGTCACTATGCTACACCTATCGCATTTGCATTGGCAAAAGAGCTGCGAAAATCTCCTATGCAGATAGCTGACGAGCTTGCAAAAAGTTTTGAAGAATCCCCACTTTTTGAAAGAGTTGAGCCTATTAAAGGGTATGTCAATTTTAAACTGAGTGAACAGTTTATGAGTGACTATGCTACTTGGGCACTCAAAAATGAGGAACTTTTTGGAAGTGATGAACAAAGTGAGAGGATCTTACTTGAATTTGTCAGTGCCAACCCAACAGGCCCACTTCATATTGGTCATGCCAGAGGAGCAGTTATAGGAGAGGCTCTGAGCCGCATTGGACGCCATTTAGGAAATGATATATCTAAAGAGTACTATATAAATGATGCAGGAAATCAAATCTATTTGCTAGGACTCTCTATCTTTTTAGCAGCAAGAGAGCAACTTGGCAAAAATGTTACTTGGCCAGAGGAGTATTATAGAGGAGATTATATTAAGGACTTGGCAAAAGAGGCGATAGAGGAGTTTGGCGAGGAGTTTTTTGAAGAAGAGAGCAATATAGAGCAGTTGAGCGAGTGGGGAAAAGAGAAGATGATGGATCTGATTCGATCCAATCTTGCTGCTGTTGGCATCGAGTTTGATAGCTTTGTCAGTGAAAAATCCCTCTATAGCAAATGGGATGAGGTACTGCATATCCTCAAAGAGCATGGTGCAATTTATGAAAAAGATGGAAAAGTGTGGCTGCGCTCTAGTGAGTATGGGGATGAAAAAGATAGAGTAGTAGTACGAGAAGATGGCCGTCCTACCTATTTAGCTGGTGATATAATTTACCATTGGGAGAAGTTTCAAAGAGGATATGATCGCTATATCAATATCTGGGGAGCAGATCACCATGGTTACATAGCACGCGTGAAAGCTGCTATCAAGTTTTTAGGCTACGATCCTGATAAGCTTGAGATTATCTTAGCGCAAATGGTCTCTTTGCTTAAAGGGGGAGAGCCGTATAGGATGAGTAAGCGTGCTGGCAATTTTATACTTATGAGTGAAGTAGTCGAAGAGATTGGAGCTGATGCGCTCAAATTTATTTTTTTGAGCAAAAAGAGTGATACACACCTTGAGTTTGATGTGGATATGCTTAAAAATGAGGATAGCTCTAATCCCGTCTATTATATCAACTATGCCCATGCGAGGATCAATTCAGTATTAGAAAAGGCTGGTAAAAGTGTAGAAGATGTTATTGATGTAGATTTGACAAATCTCAATGAGGATGCAAAAGATCTCCTCTTCAATGCCCTATTACTTCCAGAAGTTTTAGAAGATGCTTTTGCTAAGCGGGAGCTTCAGCGGCTCACAGATTATCTCAAATCTCTTGCTGCACAACTGCATAGTTTTTATAATAAACACAAAGTAATAGGCACGCCATATGAAGAGAAATATCTCAAGCTCTTTTTGGTAGTAGCTTTATCAATACGTGTGGGACTGAGACTTTTGGGAATAGAAGCAAAATATAAGATGTAAGGAGAAGAATGCGCTCAATTGATGAAAGATGCAAAGATATCAAAGAGCTTCTCGAAAATAAAAAAGGAGAAGAGGTTACAGTTATTAATACTGAAAATGGAGACTATTTTGTACAGCGTGTGGTTATAGCTACCGCACTGAGCGATAAACATACAGCCGCCCTTCTAGATCATATGAAAGAGGAGCTCAAACCAAAGGGTGAAGAGTTTTTAAAAGTGCAAGAGGGGGATGAGTGGATTGTAGTTGATTTGGGAGATATCCTCGTGCACCTTATGACGCAAGCCTATCGCAATAAATATAAAATAGAAGATTTTTTACGCGATCTTATGAGTGGTAAAAACGTATAATCTCATTTGCAACAATTGGTGGCAAAAATCGCTTTATAGGTTTTTGCCGCAGTTGTGTTGAGCTAATTGGAATATCTACAAGTAATTTTTTGAAATCTCCTTTGATTTTGAATCCTTTGCGAGTAGCGACTACAAATTCTACCTCTTTTTTTAGCTTTTTATAACTTTTCCATAAATGGAGTTTTTCAAGGTTATCACTGCCAATGATGTAGTAGATCTTTTTTGGAGCAAAGCGCTTTTTGATATACGTAACTGTTTCAATTGCGTATGTAACGCGTCCTTGGCGAATCTCAAAATCGCAAATTTTTACTCTTTTTTGATAGAGAAAAATTTTTTTAAGCCAGCGCAGACGCAGTGTCGGAGGAGCGGCGAAATGGTGTTTGAATGGATTGAGATAAGTAGGTACGATTATAAGATAATCGATATCGAGCTGCTCTAGTGCTATTTTTGCGATTTGTAGATGTCCTTTGTGAGGTGGGTCGAAACTTCCTCCAAAAATAGCTATGCGCATTTAACTCCTTTTAACCAAAATTATAGTTATGTTTAGCTAAAATCTTTCAAAATATTTGAGGGTAGTTGATGGCGATTCGTTTGGCAATAAATGGTTTTGGAAGAATCGGACGAGCAGTAGTTCGTAATCTTGATGGCGATTTTGAGCTTATTGCCATTAATGACATTATGAGTACGCAAATGATGGCGTATCTGCTGCAAAATGATTCTGTGCATGGCAGATGTGCCAAAGATATACGCTACATCGATGAGCAAACATTGCAAATAGATGGTAAAGAGGTGCATATTTCCCATCACAGCGATCCCAAAGATATCGATTTTCTTGATGCAGATGTAGTGATAGAGGCTACTGGCAAATTTTTGAGCTATGAGCTTGCAAAATTTCATTTAAAAAGTGCTAGAAAAGTGATTCTTTCTGCCCCAGCAATTGACGATACACCAACGTTTGTATATGGTATCAATCATACTGAGTACAAAGGTCAAAATTTTATCTCTAATGCTAGCTGCACTACTAACTGTCTTGCTCCTATAGTGTGGCTTCTTGAGCGTGAATTTGGCATAGAGAAAGGATTGATGACTACAATTCATAGCTACACTATCGATCAAAACCTCCTCGATAGTGATCACAAGCGTGAAATTCGCCGTAGCCGTGCAGCCGCAGTGAATATTATCCCAACTACCACTGGTGCAGCGAGAGCTATTTTTAAAGTCTTGCCAACTCTAAAAGGCAAGCTTGATGGAAGAAGTGTGCGCGTACCTGTTGCAGATGTTTCACTTATGGATCTTGATATAGTATTAAAAAAAAGTGTGACAAAAGATGCAGTGAATCAGCTTTTTAAAAAAGCTGCTAGCCAAGAGTTAGCGGGAGTGCTACATGTAGATGAGGAGTATAGAGTCTCGCAAGACTTTTTGGGATCTGCTTATAGTTCTATTGTAGCAGCTGATCTTACGCAAGTGATTGATGGAAATCTAGTAAAAATTATGAGCTGGTATGACAATGAGTGGGGCTATGCCAACAGGCTTCTTGATATGGCAAAATGGATTACACAGTAAAGGAGA
The Nitratiruptor tergarcus DSM 16512 genome window above contains:
- a CDS encoding pseudouridine synthase family protein; protein product: MKDKAYKVLAQQLGISNKKAKELIDRGLVYVGDRKVQIARGEIDTKTKFRIKQLEKPEVLYEDEKILAINKPAHITSEEIKRDSGYELLHRLDKETSGVLLLVKDKEFRKKAIEEFKNQRVYKEYVAWVEGIVAEPYEVDLPILTIKKNGRAKSRVSRSKGAPAHTSIEPLEIHGKKTKVKAIITTGRTHQIRLHLARTDHPILGDTLYGGRPWKRIMLHAKKIELLGYSFTAPEPKDFVIQ
- a CDS encoding DUF167 domain-containing protein; protein product: MWYKIDGNVVHLFIKAQPNASKNKIAGILGDSLKIAIKAPAVEGAANKELVKFLSKTFKVAKSDIVFASGETSKRKHITMPYNEKVAAFIKEMDEG
- the rplS gene encoding 50S ribosomal protein L19, which encodes MRNKYIEHFEKAQLEQKSVPEFKAGDTVRVAVEIKEGDKKRIQNFEGVCIAIRGEGTGRTFTVRKIGANNIGVERIFPLYSDSIKDIKVIRRGRVRRAKLYYLRERRGKAARIKELGRK
- the waaA gene encoding lipid IV(A) 3-deoxy-D-manno-octulosonic acid transferase translates to MFTAIYTLITTFAYIVSLPFLFFLQLKSKYRNAIPARFFLKNNPPFAKRAVHFHACSFGETKALEPLVKEFKEANISVITQTGFEAAKVYKNADVRYLPFEPLLWFWLKPMPALVVMEAELWYLLFYLSKKRGATTFLINARMSDRSFPKYKRFSWLYKKIFENIDYVYAQSIEDAKRLRALGAKEVEVLGNIKLLQKPVVSKTYEKQKPIVVAASTHEPEEEIIATEWVMHLKDKTTLVVVPRHPERFDEVDELLEHIAKREGLSYHRLSENPTLSGDIVLVDKLGELVNIYTVSDLVILGGSFIEGIGGHNPLEPAFFHKPIISGPHFHNHKESYGYVKGIKIVAPQDLADALEQKWQPTSIKASVDLSPLVERIKSVV
- a CDS encoding Sec-independent protein translocase subunit TatA/TatB, which translates into the protein MGMPSMPELLVILAIVVLLFGAKKIPELAKGLGSGIKNFKKAMKEDEEEIATDTKKEIEQKSETASTSQTTTEKKEA
- the rsfS gene encoding ribosome silencing factor, whose amino-acid sequence is MRSIDERCKDIKELLENKKGEEVTVINTENGDYFVQRVVIATALSDKHTAALLDHMKEELKPKGEEFLKVQEGDEWIVVDLGDILVHLMTQAYRNKYKIEDFLRDLMSGKNV
- the ffh gene encoding signal recognition particle protein — translated: MFETLSNSFSSALKKIRFKDDEKALKKALAELKKSLLKADVHHKVVKELLQRVELDTKAAGIGRDSFLKALQKNLTQILTAPGKQGFVYASKPPTVVLMTGLQGSGKTTTTGKLANYLKLRGKKVLVVAADLQRLAAVEQLRQIAQQIDVDFFGEEDEKDPVKVVNDALKLAREKLYDVVLIDTAGRLAIDEALMEELKRVKEAANPDEVFYVADSLTGQDAVRSAAKFNEDIGITGVILTKYDGDSKGGVAISLAHQIGVPLRFIGTGEKMPDLEVFIPERITNRLMGAGDIESLAEKTAAVIDEKQAKKISKKIAKGKFNFEDFLEQLESMKKMGSLKNLISMIPGMGNMAKAIKDLDLENSKEIKKIKAMINSMTPKERKDPDLILKNNSRKRRIAQGAGLSQQEVNKILKQFNNAAKFAKKFAGKKGMQDMQNLMKQMGGQGMPPIR
- a CDS encoding KH domain-containing protein gives rise to the protein MVKDFVEKFAKLLANHPEDIEVVLNQVNENYSEITIYANKADAGKIIGKEGKMIGAIKTVISGCKAKDGVSYKVNVQPKE
- the rpsP gene encoding 30S ribosomal protein S16, whose product is MTVIRLARFGRKKKPFYRIVVTDSRKRRDSGWIEIIGYYNPLTEPSTAKIDKDRLNYWLSVGAKMSDRVKKISEWAEAK
- the argS gene encoding arginine--tRNA ligase, with the translated sequence MKRRVQEELQKIAKRSIVLEKPKEKKFGHYATPIAFALAKELRKSPMQIADELAKSFEESPLFERVEPIKGYVNFKLSEQFMSDYATWALKNEELFGSDEQSERILLEFVSANPTGPLHIGHARGAVIGEALSRIGRHLGNDISKEYYINDAGNQIYLLGLSIFLAAREQLGKNVTWPEEYYRGDYIKDLAKEAIEEFGEEFFEEESNIEQLSEWGKEKMMDLIRSNLAAVGIEFDSFVSEKSLYSKWDEVLHILKEHGAIYEKDGKVWLRSSEYGDEKDRVVVREDGRPTYLAGDIIYHWEKFQRGYDRYINIWGADHHGYIARVKAAIKFLGYDPDKLEIILAQMVSLLKGGEPYRMSKRAGNFILMSEVVEEIGADALKFIFLSKKSDTHLEFDVDMLKNEDSSNPVYYINYAHARINSVLEKAGKSVEDVIDVDLTNLNEDAKDLLFNALLLPEVLEDAFAKRELQRLTDYLKSLAAQLHSFYNKHKVIGTPYEEKYLKLFLVVALSIRVGLRLLGIEAKYKM
- the gmk gene encoding guanylate kinase; the encoded protein is MIFHKGTLLVLSGPSGSGKSTLIHTILQHIDNVYFSISTTTRAKREGEVDGRDYYFVSREQFEKEIAAGEFLEWANVHGNYYGTSIKPVKKAVEAGKLVLFDIDVQGFMSIKKSPFAKILTSVFITTPTMSELERRLIARGSDTEETIKKRLANAQKEITYMPHYDYILINSDLQQSQEQILAIAKAARLKRAEDEIGEFINYWKEH
- a CDS encoding phospholipase D-like domain-containing protein, with translation MKKFLLLSILSLVLLADDLYFMPFQSKQAQTKLLSWIDKAHSSIDIAMYSLTNRTIAKHIKNAARRGVKIRLVSDYEQSMKDRYSKIGYLAKYKNIKVRLIRGKYSKRGEFYGKMHLKLAIFDNKKLVFGSANWTNSAFKRNYELIYFAKNYALAKKALTTFERIFRKAQEY
- the trmD gene encoding tRNA (guanosine(37)-N1)-methyltransferase TrmD, encoding MKITYLTLFPQLMECYFSDSILARALAKNLFSIEFVDFRKFSKDKHKKVDKQKVGGGAGMLLEPEPIASALKACTDKNSWVIFLTPAAKPFKQKDAKRLAKKEHIVFVCGRYEGFDERLIEIYADEVLSLGDFVLTGGELAALAMSDAIVRNIPGVLGNEESLQEESFEKELLEAPAFTKPNLFQGKHIVLEFLKGNHSKISALKYDMAVMRTRYYRPDKRIEDEK
- the rimM gene encoding ribosome maturation factor RimM (Essential for efficient processing of 16S rRNA), with translation MKKLAIARLGRSVGLKGEMRFFDLSDFPEQFQEGASFESDRGKLTIERINPQRGTIKFVGINTPEDAKKLTNAYLYSDEQKSKEQLNLNEGEYFWFEIIGLDIYENSEYLGKVQDIQRMPQSDYLLVQTAPDLIQKNLPKSFLLPFSDPFIVDVDLQKRRIVVAGARDILEAS